The following are from one region of the Actinoplanes sp. L3-i22 genome:
- the dapC gene encoding succinyldiaminopimelate transaminase codes for MSALSSALPDFPWDLLEPAKTRAAAHPGGIVDLSVGTPVDPVPAVVRQALAEAADAPGYPLTAGTATLRAAIAGWLARACGASGELGVLPTIGSKELVAWLPTLLGVGPGDKVVIPQVCYPTYEVGVRLAGAEVIRSDSLTAVGPERVKLIWINSPSNPTGQVLPAEHLRKVVAWARERGTIVVSDECYLSLGWDAEPVSVLADEVTGGDYTGVLAVHSLSKRSNLAGYRAGFVGGDPALVGELLAVRKHAGMIVPAPVQAAMVAALRDEEHVAAQRERYAARREILRAALTKAGFAISHSEAGLYLWATRGEDCWQTVDRLAERGILAAPGAFYGPSAAQHVRVALTATDERVAAAADRLAEGL; via the coding sequence CTGAGCGCACTGTCGTCGGCCCTGCCGGATTTCCCCTGGGACCTGCTGGAGCCGGCCAAGACGCGCGCCGCCGCCCACCCGGGCGGCATCGTCGACCTCTCGGTCGGCACTCCGGTCGACCCGGTCCCCGCGGTCGTCCGGCAGGCCCTCGCCGAGGCCGCCGACGCGCCGGGCTACCCGCTGACCGCGGGCACCGCGACGTTGCGGGCCGCGATCGCGGGCTGGCTGGCCCGTGCCTGCGGGGCCTCCGGTGAGCTGGGCGTGCTGCCCACCATCGGCTCCAAGGAGCTGGTCGCCTGGCTGCCGACGCTGCTCGGCGTCGGGCCCGGCGACAAGGTGGTCATCCCGCAGGTCTGCTACCCGACGTACGAGGTCGGGGTGCGCCTGGCCGGCGCCGAGGTGATCCGGTCCGACTCGCTCACCGCGGTCGGCCCGGAACGCGTCAAGCTGATCTGGATCAACTCGCCGTCCAACCCGACCGGCCAGGTGCTGCCCGCCGAGCACCTGCGCAAGGTCGTCGCCTGGGCCCGTGAGCGGGGCACGATCGTGGTCAGCGACGAGTGCTACCTGTCGCTCGGCTGGGACGCCGAGCCGGTGTCGGTGCTCGCCGACGAGGTGACCGGTGGCGACTACACCGGGGTGCTCGCCGTCCACTCGCTCTCCAAGCGCTCCAACCTGGCCGGTTACCGCGCCGGTTTCGTGGGCGGTGACCCGGCCCTGGTCGGTGAGCTGCTCGCGGTCCGCAAGCACGCCGGCATGATCGTGCCGGCCCCGGTGCAGGCGGCCATGGTCGCGGCGCTGCGGGACGAGGAGCACGTGGCCGCGCAGCGGGAGCGTTACGCGGCCCGCCGCGAGATCCTGCGGGCCGCCCTCACCAAGGCCGGCTTCGCGATCAGTCACTCGGAGGCCGGGCTCTACCTCTGGGCGACCCGTGGTGAGGACTGCTGGCAGACCGTCGACCGGCTCGCCGAGCGGGGCATCCTGGCCGCTCCGGGCGCGTTCTACGGCCCGTCCGCCGCCCAGCACGTGCGGGTCGCGCTGACCGCGACCGACGAGCGGGTCGCCGCCGCCGCCGACCGTCTCGCCGAAGGACTCTGA
- the fdxA gene encoding ferredoxin, whose product MTYIIAEPCVDVLDKACIEECPVDCIYEGNRMLYIHPDECVDCGACEPVCPVEAIFYEDDVPEQWKDYTNANYEFFEDLGSPGGAAKVGKIDKDTPFVIAQPPRGDAH is encoded by the coding sequence GTGACCTACATCATCGCTGAGCCCTGCGTCGATGTTCTCGACAAGGCATGCATCGAGGAATGCCCGGTCGACTGCATCTACGAGGGCAATCGGATGCTCTACATCCACCCCGATGAGTGCGTGGACTGCGGTGCGTGTGAGCCGGTCTGCCCGGTCGAGGCGATCTTCTACGAGGATGACGTCCCGGAGCAGTGGAAGGACTACACGAACGCGAACTACGAGTTCTTCGAGGACCTCGGCTCACCCGGCGGCGCCGCCAAGGTCGGCAAGATCGACAAGGACACGCCGTTCGTGATCGCCCAGCCGCCGCGTGGGGACGCGCACTGA
- a CDS encoding GNAT family N-acetyltransferase, which produces MLRQQDVGHRVVVRRIVGVSEDRPLYTDALGELVDLTETELTLATDKGTLRVPLREVHRAKRVPPARRPHAAAVIALELAADQAWPAPVRAKLGNWLLRAADNWTGRANSALAVGDPDRPLDAAIDAVEKWYRDHGQRPMINAPMPLAAPVNATLDARGWSARPLTLVQTASLAPILAAPGRTDLPPVDLADSPGDDWYAMVADHKGTLPPAAIRILTGVPEKVFAHVHDADGALIAVARGTVTGPDRWLGVALLQTAPAARRRGLGRHVVRGLAQWAAQHGATRAYLQVEERNTAAVALYGRLGFSTHHTYLTREAPG; this is translated from the coding sequence GTGCTCCGACAGCAGGATGTGGGACACCGGGTGGTGGTACGGCGAATTGTAGGCGTATCCGAGGATCGGCCGCTGTACACGGATGCCCTCGGTGAGCTCGTCGACCTCACGGAGACCGAACTCACACTCGCCACCGACAAGGGAACCCTGCGGGTGCCGCTGCGCGAGGTGCACCGGGCCAAGCGGGTCCCGCCCGCGCGCCGCCCGCACGCCGCCGCGGTGATCGCCCTCGAACTCGCCGCCGACCAGGCCTGGCCGGCCCCGGTGCGGGCGAAACTCGGCAACTGGCTGCTGCGGGCCGCGGACAACTGGACCGGCCGGGCGAACTCGGCGCTCGCCGTCGGCGACCCGGACCGCCCGCTCGACGCGGCGATCGACGCCGTCGAGAAGTGGTACCGGGACCACGGCCAGCGCCCGATGATCAACGCACCGATGCCGCTGGCCGCCCCGGTCAACGCGACGCTCGACGCCCGCGGCTGGTCGGCCCGGCCGCTCACGCTGGTGCAGACCGCGTCGCTGGCGCCGATCCTGGCCGCGCCGGGCCGGACCGACCTGCCCCCGGTCGACCTGGCCGACTCCCCCGGCGACGACTGGTACGCGATGGTCGCCGATCACAAGGGGACGCTGCCGCCGGCCGCGATCCGGATCCTCACCGGCGTGCCGGAGAAGGTCTTCGCCCACGTGCACGACGCGGACGGCGCCCTGATCGCGGTCGCCCGCGGCACGGTCACCGGGCCGGACCGCTGGCTCGGCGTCGCCCTGCTGCAGACGGCGCCGGCCGCCCGGCGGCGCGGCCTCGGACGGCACGTCGTGCGCGGGCTCGCCCAGTGGGCCGCACAGCACGGCGCGACCCGGGCCTACCTCCAGGTGGAGGAGCGGAACACGGCGGCGGTGGCGCTCTACGGCCGGCTCGGCTTCAGCACGCATCACACCTACCTGACCAGGGAGGCGCCCGGCTAG
- the mshB gene encoding N-acetyl-1-D-myo-inositol-2-amino-2-deoxy-alpha-D-glucopyranoside deacetylase, whose amino-acid sequence MTAPDSLPARRLLLVHAHPDDEVIGTGATMAHYASDGAHVTLVTCTLGEEGEIHVPALSQLAAGQADQLGGWRLVEWERSCDALLVADRRMLGGPGRYRDSGMMGLETNKHPRAFWGADLDEAAAHLVEIMREIRPQVMITYDENGFYGHPDHIQAHRVAMRAAELAGPDGPSKIYWTAQPLSVLRDGMEAFRESESNPFADVASVEDLPFGTPDEEIAARIDGTEFYPNKIAAMRAHATQIPDNSWLYGMAGDFGGEFMGMEHYTLAKGERGPGEGPLKWETDLFAGLDLDGR is encoded by the coding sequence GTGACCGCACCTGATTCGTTGCCCGCCCGTCGTCTGCTGCTGGTGCACGCGCACCCCGACGACGAGGTCATCGGGACCGGCGCCACGATGGCGCACTACGCCTCCGACGGCGCCCACGTGACGCTGGTGACCTGCACCCTCGGCGAGGAGGGCGAGATCCACGTCCCGGCGTTGTCGCAGCTCGCCGCCGGCCAGGCCGACCAGCTCGGCGGGTGGCGTCTCGTCGAGTGGGAGCGCTCGTGTGACGCGCTGCTCGTCGCCGACCGCCGGATGCTCGGCGGCCCGGGCCGCTACCGGGACTCCGGCATGATGGGCCTGGAGACGAACAAGCACCCCCGCGCGTTCTGGGGCGCCGATCTGGACGAGGCCGCCGCGCACCTGGTCGAGATCATGCGGGAGATCCGCCCGCAGGTCATGATCACCTACGATGAGAACGGCTTCTACGGTCACCCGGACCACATCCAGGCGCACCGGGTCGCGATGCGCGCCGCCGAGCTGGCCGGCCCGGACGGCCCGTCCAAGATCTACTGGACGGCCCAGCCGCTGAGCGTGCTCCGCGACGGCATGGAGGCGTTCCGCGAGTCGGAGAGCAACCCGTTCGCCGACGTGGCGAGCGTCGAGGACCTGCCGTTCGGCACGCCGGACGAGGAGATCGCGGCCCGCATCGACGGCACCGAGTTCTACCCCAACAAGATCGCCGCGATGCGTGCCCACGCCACCCAGATCCCGGACAACTCCTGGCTGTACGGGATGGCCGGCGACTTCGGCGGCGAGTTCATGGGCATGGAGCACTACACCCTGGCCAAGGGGGAGCGCGGCCCCGGCGAGGGCCCGCTCAAGTGGGAGACCGACCTGTTCGCGGGCCTGGATCTGGACGGCAGATGA
- a CDS encoding prolyl oligopeptidase family serine peptidase, whose protein sequence is MTVGADGARVVFLRSTGPFEAAAGLWVLDLETLAEHLVAPGPVDSYAVDRDARVAAFARGGRLFRADLVAGAVTAIPTGEPVHDPRPDPQGLRIGYVTDPGGSASLRHTGPDGDRLLAGEQGSAWREHTGNIAWGVAGTGAAEFGRTRGWWWSPDGRQVLAVRTAGSISLHLLDLDDGWVDVHWDRETYPHLAQVRWSGGGPLITVLRRMQQHGLVLSVDPRTGETQVHAELADARWVEPIPGTPRHLPDGRVLVGGELAHDGFDARCLFADGSLLTPPGLYVRRVAGTLPRPDGPAGAPDLIVEGSLGDPAVREIFRVRTSLGGGGPEVTRLTTAAAELATGGDVLVAGDRVWRGDRPVGTLRSLAAALPYHPEPVLSRVTDRRLPAAVLYPTGFVGGGLPVLVTLGDGPGIQGVRAEPPAWQERQWWADAGFAVVSVDSRGTPGIAPSFEKAVHRRLADLVLTDLVDALRALTGKHPDLDLTRVAVRGRGLGGWLAALAVLRRPEVFRCAVARDPVLDWSRLPRPVAERYLGDPADSAHVYRNHDLTAELAEAGSDGPVRLAGAETGLAEELAWIQQLLAT, encoded by the coding sequence GTGACGGTCGGCGCCGACGGGGCGCGGGTCGTGTTCCTGCGTTCCACCGGCCCGTTCGAGGCGGCGGCCGGGCTCTGGGTGCTCGACCTGGAGACCCTCGCCGAGCACCTGGTCGCGCCGGGGCCGGTCGACTCGTACGCGGTGGACCGGGACGCCCGGGTGGCCGCCTTCGCCCGCGGCGGCCGGCTGTTCCGCGCCGACCTGGTGGCCGGCGCGGTCACCGCGATCCCGACCGGCGAGCCGGTGCACGATCCCCGGCCGGACCCGCAGGGCCTGCGGATCGGCTACGTCACCGACCCGGGCGGCTCGGCGTCGCTGCGGCACACCGGGCCGGACGGGGACCGGCTGCTCGCCGGGGAGCAGGGCAGCGCCTGGCGGGAGCACACCGGCAACATCGCCTGGGGGGTGGCCGGGACCGGCGCCGCCGAGTTCGGCCGGACCCGCGGCTGGTGGTGGTCGCCGGACGGGCGCCAGGTGCTGGCCGTGCGCACCGCCGGGTCGATCAGCCTGCACCTGCTCGACCTGGACGACGGCTGGGTGGACGTGCACTGGGACCGGGAGACGTACCCGCACCTGGCCCAGGTGCGCTGGTCCGGCGGCGGTCCGCTGATCACCGTGCTGCGCCGGATGCAGCAGCACGGGCTGGTGCTCTCGGTCGACCCGCGGACCGGCGAGACCCAGGTGCACGCGGAGCTGGCCGACGCCCGCTGGGTCGAGCCGATCCCGGGCACGCCGCGCCACCTGCCGGACGGCCGGGTGCTGGTCGGCGGGGAACTGGCGCACGACGGGTTCGACGCGCGCTGCCTGTTCGCCGACGGCAGCCTGCTCACCCCGCCCGGCCTCTACGTGCGGCGGGTGGCCGGCACGCTGCCCCGCCCGGACGGGCCGGCCGGCGCGCCGGACCTGATCGTCGAGGGGAGCCTGGGCGATCCCGCGGTGCGCGAGATCTTCCGGGTCCGCACGTCGCTGGGCGGCGGCGGGCCCGAGGTGACCCGGCTGACCACGGCCGCGGCGGAGCTCGCCACCGGCGGGGACGTGCTGGTCGCGGGCGACCGGGTGTGGCGGGGGGACCGGCCGGTGGGGACGCTGCGGTCGCTGGCGGCGGCGCTGCCGTACCACCCGGAGCCGGTTCTCTCCCGGGTCACCGATCGTCGTCTGCCGGCCGCCGTGCTCTATCCCACCGGGTTCGTCGGGGGCGGCCTTCCGGTTCTGGTCACCCTGGGCGACGGTCCGGGAATTCAGGGGGTACGGGCGGAGCCGCCCGCCTGGCAGGAACGCCAGTGGTGGGCGGACGCCGGCTTCGCCGTCGTCAGTGTCGACTCCCGCGGTACGCCCGGGATCGCGCCCAGCTTCGAGAAAGCCGTCCACCGGCGGCTCGCCGACCTGGTCCTGACCGACCTGGTGGACGCGCTGCGGGCGCTCACCGGCAAGCACCCCGACCTGGACCTGACCCGGGTCGCGGTGCGCGGCCGCGGGCTGGGCGGCTGGCTCGCCGCGCTGGCCGTGCTGCGCCGCCCGGAGGTGTTCCGCTGCGCGGTGGCCCGGGACCCGGTGCTGGACTGGTCCCGGCTGCCGCGGCCGGTGGCCGAGCGCTACCTGGGCGACCCGGCCGACTCGGCGCACGTCTACCGCAACCACGATCTGACCGCTGAGCTGGCCGAGGCCGGCTCGGACGGGCCGGTGCGGCTGGCCGGCGCGGAGACCGGACTGGCCGAGGAGCTGGCCTGGATACAGCAACTGTTGGCCACCTAG